Proteins from one Peromyscus eremicus chromosome 8a, PerEre_H2_v1, whole genome shotgun sequence genomic window:
- the Nthl1 gene encoding endonuclease III-like protein 1 gives MNTGIRMVTRSRSRAPRIAAEGCGEELTPREAAAEERKGRQPVKRPRKTQKLHVAYEVSNGEKGEDAEPLKVPIWEPQNWQQQLANIRIMRSKKDAPVDQLGVEHCYDAGAPAKVRRYQVLLSLMLSSQTKDQVTVGAMQRLRARGLTVESILQTDDDMLGRLIYPVGFWRNKVKFIKQTTAILQQRYEGDIPATVAELVALPGVGPKMAHLAMAVAWGTTSGIAVDTHVHRITNRLRWTKKVTKSPEETRRALEEWLPRELWSEINGLLVGFGQQICLPVHPQCQACLNQALCPAAQHR, from the exons ATGAACACGGGGATCCGGATGGTGACTCGCAGTCGGAGCCGCGCGCCCAGGATCGCGGCAGAAGGGTGTGGGGAGGAGCTCACGCCGCGAGAAGCTGCTGCAG aagaaaggaaaggccGCCAGCCTGTGAAACGTCCACGGAAGACACAGAAACTACATGTGGCCTATGAAGTTTCTAATGGTGAGAAAGGTGAGGATGCTGAGCCCCTCAAAGTGCCAATTTGGGAGCCCCAGAactggcagcagcagctggccaaCATCCGAATCATGAGAAGCAAGAAGGATGCGCCCGTGGACCAGCTAGGCGTTGAGCACTGCTATGATGCCGGTGCCCCCGCAAAG GTGCGGAGGTACCAGGTACTCCTGTCGCTGATGCTCTCCAGCCAGACCAAAGACCAGGTGACAGTGGGTGCCATGCAGCGCCTTCGGGCCCGGGGTTTGACTGTGGAAAGCATCCTGCAGACAGATGATGACATGCTGGGCAGGCTCATCTACCCTGTGGGCTTCTGGAGG AACAAGGTGAAGTTCATCAAGCAGACCACCGCCATCCTGCAGCAGCGCTATGAAGGGGACATCCCTGCTACTGTGGCAGAGCTGGTAGCCTTGCCGGGTGTTGGGCCCAAGATGGCACACTTGGCTATGGCTGTGGCCTGGGGGACCACATCAGGCATAG CAgtggacacacatgtacacagaatcACCAACCGACTGAGGTGGACCAAGAAGGTGACCAAGTCCCCAGAGGAGACACGCAGAGCCTTGGAGGAGTGGTTACCCAG GGAGCTGTGGAGTGAGATCAATGGACTGCTGGTGGGCTTCGGCCAACAGATCTGCCTTCCAGTCCATCCTCAATGCCAGGCCTGTCTCAACCAGGCCCTGTGTCCTGCTGCCCAGCACCGCTAA